In the genome of Deinococcus sedimenti, the window GCGAACCTGCGGGTGCTGCGGCACGCGAACACCGGCAAGGGCGGCGCGGTGCGCCGGGGCGTGCGGGCCGCGCGCGGCGACCTGATCCTGTTCGCGGACGCGGACAACAGCACGCCGATCGAGGAGCTGCCGCGCCTGATCGCGGCGGTCCGTGCGGGCGCGCACGTCGCGATCGGGTCGCGCGCGGCCGAGGGCGCCGAGGAGGTCGGGAAGAGCACCGTGCGCCGGATCGTGTCCGGGGGGTTGCGGCGCGTGACGCGGCTGCTGACCGGCGTGACCGCCGAGGACACCCAGTGTGGCTTCAAGCTGTTCCGGGGCGAGGTGGCGCGCGACCTGTTCCGGCGCGGCGTGATGGACGGCTTCTCGTTCGATCTGGAACTGCTGTACCTCGCGGCGCGGGACGGCCTGCGGGTCGTGGAGGTCCCGGTCCGCTGGGTGGACGCCCCGGACAGCAAGGTGGATCCGGTGCGGGACTCGGTGAAGTTCCTGAAGGACGTGCTGATGCTGCGCCGCCTGCACGGCAGCGGTCACCCGCCGCGGGAGGGCATGCATCTGGCGGTCGTCACGGCCTACCCGCCGGGGCGGCGCAGCCTGAACGAATACGGCCTGCACCTGTCGCGCGTGCTGGCCGACAAGCCCGAAGTGGGGCACATGACGATCCTGGCCGATCAGCTGCCCGCCGGGCAGGCGGCCGGGGACGCGCCGAACGTTCGGCGCGTGTGGGCGTTCAATGATCCGCTGTCGCCGCTGCGTCTGCTGCTGGCGTTGCGGCGCGCGCGGCCGGACGCGGTGATCTTCAACCTGCAGATGGCCAGCTTCGGGGACCGCCGCGTGCCGGCCGCGCTGGGTCTGCTCACGCCGATGCTGGCGCGAGCGCTGGGGACGCCGAGCGTCACGCTGCTGCACAACCTGTTCGAGACGGTGGACCTGGAGCGCGCGGGGTTCGGCGGCAATCCGCTGAAGGTGCAGGTCACGCGGGCGTTCGGGCGGCTGTTCACGCAGGCGCTGCTGGCGTCGAACCTGGTGGCCACGACGCTGCCGCGCTACGTGAAGCTGCTGCGGGAGGAGTACGGCGCGAAGAACGTGTTCCTGGCGCCGCACGGGACGTTCCAGCTGCCGCTGCCGCCGCAGCCGTTTCCGGAGGTGCCGACCGTGATGACGTTCGGGAAGTTCGGGACGTACAAGCGGGTCGAGGTGCTGATCCAGGCGCACCGCCGCCTGCTCACGCGTGACCCGCGCACGCGGCTGGTGATCGCCGGGAGCGACACGCCGAACGCGCCGGGGTACCTGGCGGGCGTGCAGGCGCAGTTCGCGGACGTGCCGAACATCTCGTTCACGGGGTACGTGGCCGAGGAGGACGTGCCGCGCGTGTTCAGTGACAGTACGGTGGTGGCCTTTCCGTACAGCGCCACGACCGGCAGCAGCGGCGTGCTGCATCAGGCCGGGGAGTTCGGGCGCGGCGCGGTCATGCCGAACATCGGCGACCTGGCCGACCTGATCCAGGACGAGGGGTACCGCGCGGAGTTCTTCGAGCCCGAGGATCCCGAGTCGTTGGCGGAGGCGTTGTGGCGGGTCCTGAGTGATCCGCGGCAGGCGGCGGCGCTGGGCGAGGCGAACTGGCGCGTGGCGTCCAGTCTGCCGCTGTCGGATGTGGCCGACTGGTACCTGCTTCACCTTGAAGAGCTCACGGGCGCCGCGCCCACCTACACGTCCCGCCCGCAGGAGGCCCAGGCATGACCCGACCCCCCACCACCCTCGACATTCAGGTGCGCCGTGACGCGCCGCAGCGCGACCTGCTGCTCAGTGGCCGCCTGGACGCCCATCAGGTGCCGGCGTTCCTGGCGGCGGCCGAGCCGCTGGCGGCGCACACCACCCTCGATCTGGCCGGCGTGACCTTCATGGATTCCAGCGGACTGGCGGCGCTGGTGCGCCTGGTGCGCGCCGCGCGCAGTGACGGCCGGGAGCTGGTCATCGTGAACGTACAGGATGGCGTGCGGCTGGCCATGGAGATCACGGGCCTGTACAGCGTGCTGCCGATCCGGTAGGCGGCCGTGAGTCTCGCCGAGACGCCGGACGCCCTGACGGAACTGCTGGATCAGGTCGCGGACCTGAGTGATCAGCTGGTGTTCCTGCAGCGCCTGATTCCTCAGGCGCTGGCCCTGACCGACGAGTCGCAGGCGACCGAGCTGGTGCAGCAGGCGGCGGCGCTGATCAACACGCCCGGCGCGGCGCTGAACGTGCGGGGCGCGTGGCTGGGGGACACGCCGGGGTGGCTGCGGGACCTGCGGCCGCCCGCCCACGCGGCGGTGCTACCGGCCGGGTCGGTGCACACCGGCGCGCCGTTCACCGGGGCGTGGCGCCTGACGTCGGTGCTGGCGGTGCCGCTGCAGGACGGCTGGCTGGCCCTGTGGGGCAAGCGGGATTTCCTGGCGGGGGAACGGGAGCTGATCCACACGCTGGCGCAGCTGCTGGACGCGGCGCTGCGGGCCATGGTGCAGCGGCGCGAGGCGGCCCGGTACGCCATGCAGGAACGCGACCGGCGGCAGGCGCGGGAGGTGTGGCGGGCCGTGACGCCCGAGGCGCTGCGCACCCCGCCCGGGTACCACCTGCTGCTGCACTCGCAGCCCGCCAGTGATTTCGGCGGGGACTTCCAGTTTCAGGAGGCCGAGTGGCTGGTGGCGGGTGACGTGAGCGGCAAGGGGCTGCCGGCGGCGATCATCACGGCGATGTTCGCGTCGGCGTTCACGGTCGCGGCGCGGTCCACGTCCATGAACGCCACGCTGGGCGAGGCGCTGCACGATCACCTGGAGCGGTCGGGGGCGTTCTGCACGCTGGCGGCCATGCAGGTCCGCCCGGACGGGCAGCTGCGGGTGATGAACGTCGGCCACCCGCCGGTGCTGCTGCGCCGGGCGGACGGCAGCCTGGAGGAAACGCGGGCGTCGGCGCCGCCGCTGGGCACGTTTCCGCTGCTGCACGTGGAGGTCGAGCGGGTGTGGCTGCATCCGGGGGACGCGCTGCTGGTGTACAGCGACGGGCTGTTCGAGGCGGAGGACGCGGCCGGGGTGCCGTTCGGCCTGGACCGCACGCGTCAGCTGGCGTCGGCGGTGGCGCCCACGTCCTTCATCCGGCAGGCGGTGTCGGGCCTGCGGGACTACGCCGTGTCGGACGACCTGACGCTGCTGGTGCTGCAGCATGACCCGGGGGGCCGCGGCGTGCAGCGGCACCTGCCGGGGGACCTGCAGGCGCTGGCGACGCTCAGCGAGGCGCTGCGGGAAGCGGTACCGCCGGATCATCCGGCGCTGATGCCGGCCGAGCTGGCCGTCACGGAGTTGTTCGTGAATGCCGTGAGGCACGGCGGGGCGCGCGAGGTGACGCTGCGGGCCCACACGTCCGGCGACGACATTCTCGTGACGCTGTCCGACGACGGGCAGCCGTTCGATCCGCGGCAGCAGACGCTGGGGGCCGGCGGTGAGCTGCGTGAACACGGGTACGGCCTGCTGATCGTTCAGCGCTGCGCGCGGGAATGGCATTATGTGCGCAAACAGCATCTCAACCGGCAGACGCTGCGCCTGCGCGCGCCGACCCTCCCTGCGCCTCCCCCCTAACGTGAGAAAGGACCATCCATGCCCCTGACGCACCTCGTAAACGGACCTGAATTGACCCTCAGCGGGCGCCTGGACGCCCAGAACGCCCAGGAGCTGCGTGCGGCGCTTACCGCGCTGGCCGCGGCGCCCGGGGACCTGCGGGTCGATCTGGCGGACGTGCCGTTCATGGACAGCAGCGCCCTGGCGGCCCTGGTCAGTGCGCTCAAGGACCGCCGCCGGGAGGGCCGCAGCCTGCGGGTCACGCGGGCCAGTCCGGCCGTGCAGGAACTGATGTCGCTGACCATGCTGGGCCGCGTGTTCGGCCTGGAGGAGCCCCGGTGACGCGTCACCTGCCGGCGAACGTCACGCTGTTCGGCCACGTGCAGGCCAAGCACATCCTGGTGGTGGAGGACGCGCCGGGCATGCGGCTGCTGGTGAGGCACATCCTGAATCAGGGGGGGCACAAGCCGGTGGAGGTCGATTCGGTCGAGGCGGCCCTGGAGGAACTGGAGCGCGGTCCGGTGGACGTGATCATCACGGACCTGATGCTGCCGGGCCGGTCCGGGCTGGACCTGCTGCGTGACCTCGCCGGCCGGCCGGACGCGCCGCCGGTGATCGTGCTGACGGGCAGCGGGGAGGAGGTGCTGCGCGAGCACGCCCTGAGCCTGGGCGCGCACGCCGTGCTGTTCAAGCCCTTCAGCCGCTACGAGCTGCTGGACGCGGTGTTCGCCGCGGGGATGAGCGGCTGAGCGGACGCCGCTGGGCGGGTGCCTGGCCGGCCCGGCCGCGCTGGCGGCAGCCCGCTGTGCGGACCGGCGGTCCCGAACTGGAGGTGACGGGTCCCCGCCCGAGCCTGCATGTGCCCGGCGCGCAGCTGCCCGCCGGGGAGGACGAGCGGGCGGGTGGACGGCTGCTGGCGTTCGCACTGCTGCTGATGCTGGTGCTGCACGGCACGCAGCTGATCAGCGGGTCGTTCACGCGCACGTATGACGCGCTGATTCACGTGTACTTCGGCGCGCACTACGCGAAGTCGTTCTTCGACCCGTGGGAGAGCGGGTGGTACACCGGGTTCTCGCTGACGTCGTACCCGCCGCTGAGTCACTACCTGATCGCGCTGCTGAGCTTCCCGCTGGGCCTGATGGGCGCGTTCGCCGCGACGCAGATTCTGGCGCTGACGGGCCTGACGGTGGGTCTGTACCGCTTCGGGAAGGTGTTCGTCACGGCGCGCGCCGCCGGGTACGGCGCGGTGCTATTGATCCTGTCGAGCGCCATCGCCGAGACGGTGCAGGTGTTCGGTCAGCTGCCCACCACCCTCAGCCTGGGTCTGCTGCTGAACGCCATTCCGTTCGCGGTGCGCTGGGTGCGGACCGGTCAGAAGACGTACCTCGTGCGGGCCGCGATGTGGACGGCGGCGACCACCGCCGCGCATCACGTGACGACGCTGTTCGGCAGCGTGTTCTTCATCGCGCCGGTCTTGCTGGCGGTGGTGCTCGAGGGCGCGTCGCGGCCCCGCCCGGGGGAAGGCACGCGCGGGTGGTGGCGGGTGTGGCGGCGCGTGTACCGGGTGCTGCCGCGCGTGTACCGGGGCGGACTGTACGGCGCCTCGGCGATCATGGCGCTGGTGCTGGTCGTGCTGCCGTATTGGCTGTGGAGCCGCGCGGACCCGATCACGCAGGTGCCGATTCCGCACGGCAGCCGCGCGAACTTCCTGCAGCGGCGGGATTTCGGGTTCATGTTCTGGCTGGTGCCGTGGGCGACGCTGCTGCCGCTGTACTGGGACGCGGTGCGCCGGGGCCTGAGCGCCTACCGGGGGCTGCCGCGCTGGCCGATCATGGCCAGCATCCTGCTGCTGAGCCTGCTGGGTACCGGCGGCACCACGCCCATCCCGAAGAAGCTGTTGCGCGGCGCGTTCGACATCCTCACGCTGGACCGCTTCACGTTCTGGGCGTGCATGCTGATCCTGCCGCTGGCGGGCCTGACGATCGAGTCCTGGCGGCACGGCGCGTGGCGGGTGTTCGTTCAGGCGCGGTTCGGGGCGCGCGTGCATCACCTGCTGGGGCTGCTGCTGGTGACGCTGGCCCTGGCGGTGTCGGTCGGGATCAGCGCCCTGACGTACTACCGGAAGTTTCAACCGGAACGGATCGACGTGGCGCCCATCGTGAATTTCCTGGAGAGCGGCGGCCGGGACCGGTACCGGTACATGGTGCTGGGCTTCGGGGATCAGATGGCGTGGCTGAGTGCCAACACGCGCGCGACCACGCCGGACGGCAACTACCACAGCGCCCGGAAACTGCCGGAACTGACCGCCACGCCGGTCGAGCGGCTGGAGGGAGCGAAGTACACCGGGGTGCCCGGGCTGGGCAGCCTGCGGCAGTTCATGACCACGCCGGCCAAGTACAACCTGCGCTTCATGCTCAGCAACGACGCGTTCTACGATCCGGCGCTGCACATGCTGGGCTGGGTGCGGCTGGGCACGCTGCCGGGCGGGATCATGGTGTGGGAACGGCCGGGCATTCCCGAGGTGCAGCCCCGGCTGCCGCGGCGGGAACTGCCGGTGTGGCAGCGGCTGATGTGGGGGCTGCTGCCGTCCAGCGCGCCGGTGCTGGCGCTGCTGTCGCTGCTGCTGCCGGTCGGGGCGGGCCGGGCGGGCCGCTCGCGCTGGCCGTGGGTGCGGCTGCTGGCCGAGGACAGCCTGGAGCCGCCGCCGCAGCAGGGGGCGTGGTGGCACTCGTGGGTGCGGCGGTTGCCGCTGCGCTCGTGGCGGACGGCGCGGCTGCGGTCGAAGCGGCGGCCGCTGGCGCTGCGGCTGGTGAACAGCGGGCTGCTGTTCGCGGCGCTGCTGGCGGGGGGGGTGGGCGCGTACCTGAAGTTGCGCCCGCAGCAGACGCCGCAGCAGGCGGTGCTGGGGTACTGGGACGACCTGGATTTCAAGCGGTTCGGCGCGGCGTACCGCTGGATCGAGCCGCAGGACGGCCTGACCGAGGAGCGGTGGCGGCTGGACCTGTCGGTGGTGGGCGGCCTGCGGACGGGCTACGCGAAACTGGATTCGCTGCGGGTGCTGGGCGTGAGTTACAGCGGCCCGCCGGGCGCGGCGGGCACGGTCGCGACCGTGCGGTCGCGCCTGACGTGGTTCACGGCGCTGGGGGACCTGACCGAGGAGATCAGTCAGGACCTGCGGCGCACGCCGGTCGGCTGGCGCCTGCTGGTCAGTCCCACGTTGACGGTCCGGCCGCCGCTGCGCTTCCAGCCGGTGCCGGGCTTGCAGCGGACGGCGCCAGCGGCGGATGAGCCGGTGCCGCTGCGGGTGCTGAACCGGCGGCTCGTGGCGTTCCGGTCGGGTCCGGGCGCCCCGGAGCAGGTGGCGGTGGTGGGTGAGGTGCAGAACGTGGGTCGGCAGGGGGCGTCGCTGACCCTGTCGGCCAGCGTGTCCGACGCGGCCGGGGAGGAACTGGGTCGGAACGACGCGACCGAGACGTTCCTGCCGTGGCTGAATCCCGGGGAACGCACGCCGTTTCTGATCACGTTCGATGGTCCGGGTATGACCGTGGACGTGCGGGACGTGGTGCGGTTCGATGTGCGCGCGGCGGGCGTGGCGACCAGCCGGAACCTGGACCGGGACCTGAACCTGTGGCGGCGCGGGGACCTCGTGCGCGTGGAGAACACGGGCGCGGCCGAGGCGACCCTGACGAACGTGATCGGCGCGCTGGAGGACGGCGCGGGGACCGCTTGGGTGGAGCGCGCGTACCTGATGGAGGCGGTGCCGCCCATGCAGTCGCGCGAGACGGCGCTGCCGCTGGCCCTGCCGGCCGGGTACCGCGTGCTGGGCGGGGCGGCCGCGCCGGGGCGGGTGCGGGGCGCGCGGCTGTACGCGCACGCCTTCCACCGGGAGGAACCGTGAGGGGCCGCTGGCTGCTGTGGGGCCTGGGGGCGCTGCTGTGCGGCTGCCGGCCGGCCGCGCCGGAGGAGGGGCTGCGCCTGTCGCCGCTGCCGCAGCTGACCCGGTCCGGGTCGGCGGTGCGGATCTCGGGCGTGGGGGCGGTGGTCCTGACCTGCGACACGCCGGCCGGTCCGGTGATCCGCACCGTGACCGGTGGCGGCGAGGTCCCGGTGCCGCCGGACACCCTCCGCTGCGCGGCCACCCGGCCCGGTCAGCCCGGCGCGGAGGTCAGTGTCCGCTGGCCGCTGCCGGTGCCGCCGGGTGACGAGGCTGGGGACGCCGGGCCTGAAGTTGACGGCGTTGACGGGACCAGGGTTGACGGAGCTGGGCTGGAGGTCGGGGCGCCGGCCGGTCGGCGCGGCACGCTGCGGGTCGCGCCGGCGGTCGTCCGGCTGGGTGAGCGCGACACCTGGACCGTCACCGCAGAACTGCGCGGGGCGGGGGGGGCGCTGGTGCCGGACGGCACGCCCGTGACCCTGCGCGGTGGCGGTCTGGGGCCCGAGGAGCTGACGGCCACGCGCCTGACCGTGAAC includes:
- a CDS encoding glycosyltransferase, translated to MSYPAFEQWRDVPLARVSLSIVVPAYNESERILPTLAAFAVAVSAMGESWELIVSDDGSRDGTADLVAGLPWANLRVLRHANTGKGGAVRRGVRAARGDLILFADADNSTPIEELPRLIAAVRAGAHVAIGSRAAEGAEEVGKSTVRRIVSGGLRRVTRLLTGVTAEDTQCGFKLFRGEVARDLFRRGVMDGFSFDLELLYLAARDGLRVVEVPVRWVDAPDSKVDPVRDSVKFLKDVLMLRRLHGSGHPPREGMHLAVVTAYPPGRRSLNEYGLHLSRVLADKPEVGHMTILADQLPAGQAAGDAPNVRRVWAFNDPLSPLRLLLALRRARPDAVIFNLQMASFGDRRVPAALGLLTPMLARALGTPSVTLLHNLFETVDLERAGFGGNPLKVQVTRAFGRLFTQALLASNLVATTLPRYVKLLREEYGAKNVFLAPHGTFQLPLPPQPFPEVPTVMTFGKFGTYKRVEVLIQAHRRLLTRDPRTRLVIAGSDTPNAPGYLAGVQAQFADVPNISFTGYVAEEDVPRVFSDSTVVAFPYSATTGSSGVLHQAGEFGRGAVMPNIGDLADLIQDEGYRAEFFEPEDPESLAEALWRVLSDPRQAAALGEANWRVASSLPLSDVADWYLLHLEELTGAAPTYTSRPQEAQA
- a CDS encoding STAS domain-containing protein is translated as MTRPPTTLDIQVRRDAPQRDLLLSGRLDAHQVPAFLAAAEPLAAHTTLDLAGVTFMDSSGLAALVRLVRAARSDGRELVIVNVQDGVRLAMEITGLYSVLPIR
- a CDS encoding ATP-binding SpoIIE family protein phosphatase; amino-acid sequence: MSLAETPDALTELLDQVADLSDQLVFLQRLIPQALALTDESQATELVQQAAALINTPGAALNVRGAWLGDTPGWLRDLRPPAHAAVLPAGSVHTGAPFTGAWRLTSVLAVPLQDGWLALWGKRDFLAGERELIHTLAQLLDAALRAMVQRREAARYAMQERDRRQAREVWRAVTPEALRTPPGYHLLLHSQPASDFGGDFQFQEAEWLVAGDVSGKGLPAAIITAMFASAFTVAARSTSMNATLGEALHDHLERSGAFCTLAAMQVRPDGQLRVMNVGHPPVLLRRADGSLEETRASAPPLGTFPLLHVEVERVWLHPGDALLVYSDGLFEAEDAAGVPFGLDRTRQLASAVAPTSFIRQAVSGLRDYAVSDDLTLLVLQHDPGGRGVQRHLPGDLQALATLSEALREAVPPDHPALMPAELAVTELFVNAVRHGGAREVTLRAHTSGDDILVTLSDDGQPFDPRQQTLGAGGELREHGYGLLIVQRCAREWHYVRKQHLNRQTLRLRAPTLPAPPP
- a CDS encoding STAS domain-containing protein, whose product is MPLTHLVNGPELTLSGRLDAQNAQELRAALTALAAAPGDLRVDLADVPFMDSSALAALVSALKDRRREGRSLRVTRASPAVQELMSLTMLGRVFGLEEPR
- a CDS encoding response regulator; its protein translation is MTRHLPANVTLFGHVQAKHILVVEDAPGMRLLVRHILNQGGHKPVEVDSVEAALEELERGPVDVIITDLMLPGRSGLDLLRDLAGRPDAPPVIVLTGSGEEVLREHALSLGAHAVLFKPFSRYELLDAVFAAGMSG
- a CDS encoding 6-pyruvoyl-tetrahydropterin synthase-related protein codes for the protein MTGPRPSLHVPGAQLPAGEDERAGGRLLAFALLLMLVLHGTQLISGSFTRTYDALIHVYFGAHYAKSFFDPWESGWYTGFSLTSYPPLSHYLIALLSFPLGLMGAFAATQILALTGLTVGLYRFGKVFVTARAAGYGAVLLILSSAIAETVQVFGQLPTTLSLGLLLNAIPFAVRWVRTGQKTYLVRAAMWTAATTAAHHVTTLFGSVFFIAPVLLAVVLEGASRPRPGEGTRGWWRVWRRVYRVLPRVYRGGLYGASAIMALVLVVLPYWLWSRADPITQVPIPHGSRANFLQRRDFGFMFWLVPWATLLPLYWDAVRRGLSAYRGLPRWPIMASILLLSLLGTGGTTPIPKKLLRGAFDILTLDRFTFWACMLILPLAGLTIESWRHGAWRVFVQARFGARVHHLLGLLLVTLALAVSVGISALTYYRKFQPERIDVAPIVNFLESGGRDRYRYMVLGFGDQMAWLSANTRATTPDGNYHSARKLPELTATPVERLEGAKYTGVPGLGSLRQFMTTPAKYNLRFMLSNDAFYDPALHMLGWVRLGTLPGGIMVWERPGIPEVQPRLPRRELPVWQRLMWGLLPSSAPVLALLSLLLPVGAGRAGRSRWPWVRLLAEDSLEPPPQQGAWWHSWVRRLPLRSWRTARLRSKRRPLALRLVNSGLLFAALLAGGVGAYLKLRPQQTPQQAVLGYWDDLDFKRFGAAYRWIEPQDGLTEERWRLDLSVVGGLRTGYAKLDSLRVLGVSYSGPPGAAGTVATVRSRLTWFTALGDLTEEISQDLRRTPVGWRLLVSPTLTVRPPLRFQPVPGLQRTAPAADEPVPLRVLNRRLVAFRSGPGAPEQVAVVGEVQNVGRQGASLTLSASVSDAAGEELGRNDATETFLPWLNPGERTPFLITFDGPGMTVDVRDVVRFDVRAAGVATSRNLDRDLNLWRRGDLVRVENTGAAEATLTNVIGALEDGAGTAWVERAYLMEAVPPMQSRETALPLALPAGYRVLGGAAAPGRVRGARLYAHAFHREEP